Proteins from a genomic interval of Chroococcidiopsis thermalis PCC 7203:
- a CDS encoding helix-turn-helix transcriptional regulator yields the protein MNDAIERVRVKNQILSVIKMHGSQTAVDLATKLQVSPMAIRQHMQTLQDEQLVTYSEQKQAVGRPVKFWQLTEKANALFPNHHADLVVKLIEGVRKVFGEAGLGLLIGERTQAQIQTYSAQMQHAQNWRERVAILTQLRTQEGYMAEIIEESPGVLLLAENHCSICAAAQSCSQLCSSELQVFETLLGSDVNVERVEHILSGDRRCAYRISSCN from the coding sequence ATGAATGATGCGATCGAGCGGGTAAGGGTCAAAAATCAGATTTTATCTGTCATTAAAATGCACGGCTCGCAAACGGCTGTGGATTTAGCCACTAAGTTGCAGGTTTCACCTATGGCAATCCGCCAGCATATGCAAACTCTTCAAGATGAGCAATTGGTCACTTATAGCGAGCAAAAGCAAGCGGTTGGTCGTCCAGTCAAGTTTTGGCAATTAACAGAAAAAGCCAACGCGCTTTTTCCCAACCATCACGCCGATCTGGTGGTGAAATTAATTGAGGGAGTCCGCAAAGTATTTGGCGAAGCTGGGTTAGGACTATTAATTGGCGAACGTACTCAAGCTCAAATTCAAACATACTCGGCGCAGATGCAACACGCTCAAAACTGGCGAGAACGAGTGGCAATTCTGACTCAACTGCGAACTCAAGAAGGGTATATGGCAGAAATAATTGAAGAGTCACCAGGAGTCTTGTTACTGGCGGAAAATCATTGTTCGATTTGTGCTGCTGCCCAAAGTTGTTCGCAATTGTGCAGTTCAGAATTGCAAGTGTTTGAAACTCTGCTCGGTTCTGATGTTAACGTCGAACGAGTCGAGCATATTTTAAGTGGCGATCGCCGTTGTGCTTACCGCATTTCTAGTTGTAACTGA